In the genome of Xanthomonas hortorum pv. pelargonii, the window TCGACGTGTCCGGACGGAAAGTGCAGTGACCCACCTTGCCTGTGCAACGCGCTCGAACATGCAGTTCTCCATCGCAACGGCCTGCAACCGGCCCAGTATGGTCAAGCCAACACGTGAGGCGTTAAACGGTTGTCGGAGCGTGGCGCGACATTGGCCACGGGTTCATCCCGCAGCGCATGCCGGTCACAGTCCCGGCGGCAAGGTCACATCGAAGCGGGCGCCGCCCAGTTCCTGCGAGCGCACCACCTGCAATTCACCGCGATAGGCCTTGATCAGGTCCTGCACGATCGACATGCCGATGCCGTGGCCTTGCACGCGTTCGTCGCCGCGCACGCCACGTTGCAGAATCTTGGCCACATCTTCCGGCGCGATGCCGGGGCCATCGTCTTCCACCGACAGGATCAATCCGGCGCGGCGGCTCCCGGTGGTGGGACCTGGCTGCGCAGTCAACAGCACGCGGCTGCGCGCCCACTTGAAGCCGTTTTCCAGCAGATTGCCAAGCAGCTCCTGCAGATCGCCCGGCTCACCATGAAAACGCGCTTCGGGCGAAATATCGAATTCGCACAGCACGCCTTTGATCGAATACACCTTCTCCAGCCCGCGCACGATTTCTTCGGCGGTCGACTCGATCGGCAACGGCGCGGCAAACAGCTTGTGCCCGCTGGAAGCCGCACGGGCGAGTTGGTAAGACACCAAGTCGTTCATGCGCCGCAGCTGCACGTCCATTTCCTCGTGCAGATCGCGCTCGGACTGACCGCTGTCCAGTTGGGTGCGCAACACGGCAATCGGCGTCTTGAGGCTGTGTGCCAGATCGGCAAGCGTATTGCGCTGACGATCCAGGTTGTCGCGCTCGCTTTCGATAAAGGCGTTGATGCTTTCGGTCAGCGGCTCGAGTTCGCGCGGATGCTGCTCGCTCATGCGCTGAATTTCCCCGCGCTGCACCTTGGTCAACTCGTTGATGACCCGCCGCAGCGGTCGCAGGCTCCACTGCAGAATGAAGGCCTGCAGCACCAACAGCACAACGCCGGCACTACCGAGATAGAACCATACCGCGCCACGGAACACGCGCAATTGCGCGCCCATCGAGCGCGCGTCTTCCATCACATAGATGGTGTACGGAATCTCGCCGCCGTGTTCGCGTTCGACATAGCTCACGCCCAGGCCATAGCGGTACAGCTCGCCCAGACTGCCGTCGATCTGGGTCATCTCCAGCGGGCCGATGAACTCTTCCTGGCGCGGCTCAAGCATGCGCCCGTGCGGAATGTTGGGGCCCTCGGCCGACATCGACGTCCAGCTCTCATCCGGGCGCACGACTTCGACATACAGACCGCCGCCGGGCACGTCGAAACGCGGATCCGGCGGTTGGCCGCCGATGTACAGCGAGCCATCGCGGACGAAATCGATATTGGCGGCATACGCCGAGGCGTAGTTCTTCAGCCGCTCGCGCAGATTCTTTTCGGCAGTGTCGGCAAACGCCACATCCAGCGCGTAGCCTGCCAGCGCCAGGAAGGCCACCAGACTGAGGCTGGCAGCCAAGAGCTGGCGGGCCTGCAGGGAGCGCGGCCGCCAGCGTTTGTACCACTTGGAGCGCACCGACACCCTATCTTCCTGTTTGCCGACGCGC includes:
- a CDS encoding ATP-binding protein, whose translation is MQARQLLAASLSLVAFLALAGYALDVAFADTAEKNLRERLKNYASAYAANIDFVRDGSLYIGGQPPDPRFDVPGGGLYVEVVRPDESWTSMSAEGPNIPHGRMLEPRQEEFIGPLEMTQIDGSLGELYRYGLGVSYVEREHGGEIPYTIYVMEDARSMGAQLRVFRGAVWFYLGSAGVVLLVLQAFILQWSLRPLRRVINELTKVQRGEIQRMSEQHPRELEPLTESINAFIESERDNLDRQRNTLADLAHSLKTPIAVLRTQLDSGQSERDLHEEMDVQLRRMNDLVSYQLARAASSGHKLFAAPLPIESTAEEIVRGLEKVYSIKGVLCEFDISPEARFHGEPGDLQELLGNLLENGFKWARSRVLLTAQPGPTTGSRRAGLILSVEDDGPGIAPEDVAKILQRGVRGDERVQGHGIGMSIVQDLIKAYRGELQVVRSQELGGARFDVTLPPGL